Proteins co-encoded in one Christiangramia fulva genomic window:
- a CDS encoding glycosyltransferase family 4 protein — MKVLVMYDYPPSPGGLATQGDLLYQGLLELGIDAHAVNFESAQEKEWYYRWFKPDVVVGTGYWGHTPDLVIHPKKFGFLPVPWLVADGYIANYQDILNELPLILVTSNWVKEMYVRDGINADNIEVLPVGCDTRAFKPFPKNDPKILAVRDSLGISPEQLMILTIGGDAASKGAQEVMQALSRIDSPALNWKYVCKVWPQARTRAQNKIDLQMAEDLGLKNKVVYATSKTSRNFMPYLIGACDIYAAPSRLEGFGMPQVEAGACGKPVIGIRAMGMLDTLIHNKTALLAEIGKKIVVNHVVLGKESGFEKNHIVEFKIPRTVDYRADSKEIAIHLSRLMNNENLRNEMGKNGREHVIANFDYRVVAQKFIRIVQDKLGIT, encoded by the coding sequence ATGAAAGTCCTGGTAATGTATGATTATCCTCCGTCTCCGGGTGGCTTAGCTACCCAGGGAGATCTTCTTTACCAGGGCCTTCTTGAACTTGGAATAGATGCCCATGCTGTCAATTTTGAATCAGCTCAGGAAAAAGAATGGTATTATCGCTGGTTTAAACCAGATGTGGTTGTGGGCACAGGATATTGGGGACATACTCCAGATCTGGTCATACACCCAAAAAAATTCGGATTTTTACCCGTGCCGTGGCTGGTTGCCGATGGCTATATAGCAAACTACCAGGATATTTTAAATGAATTACCTCTTATCCTGGTGACCTCCAACTGGGTGAAAGAAATGTATGTAAGGGACGGTATTAATGCAGATAATATAGAGGTACTCCCAGTGGGATGCGATACGCGGGCTTTTAAACCATTTCCAAAAAATGACCCTAAGATCCTGGCCGTAAGAGATTCATTAGGAATTTCTCCCGAACAACTTATGATCTTAACTATTGGAGGTGATGCAGCCTCGAAAGGAGCGCAGGAGGTAATGCAGGCCCTTTCAAGAATAGATTCTCCTGCTCTAAACTGGAAATATGTTTGTAAAGTATGGCCTCAGGCCAGAACCAGGGCTCAAAATAAAATTGACCTTCAAATGGCGGAAGATCTCGGGTTAAAAAATAAGGTCGTCTATGCAACCAGCAAAACTTCCAGGAATTTTATGCCTTACCTCATAGGAGCCTGTGATATTTATGCAGCTCCCTCCAGGCTGGAAGGTTTCGGAATGCCACAGGTGGAAGCAGGAGCCTGCGGGAAACCCGTCATAGGAATACGCGCGATGGGCATGCTGGATACTCTCATTCATAATAAAACTGCCCTTCTGGCCGAAATTGGAAAAAAGATAGTTGTCAACCATGTGGTTTTGGGAAAAGAATCTGGTTTTGAAAAAAATCATATCGTAGAATTCAAAATTCCGAGAACCGTGGACTACCGGGCCGATTCTAAAGAGATTGCCATTCACCTGTCGAGACTTATGAACAATGAAAATTTGAGAAATGAAATGGGAAAAAACGGTAGAGAACACGTGATAGCTAATTTTGATTACCGCGTAGTTGCGCAAAAGTTTATTCGAATAGTTCAGGATAAGCTTGGAATTACATAA
- a CDS encoding PIG-L deacetylase family protein, producing the protein MKKSGNIEAHKKVAVIVAHPDDETLWCGGLILSNPHHEWFIACLSRENDFDRAPKFKKALTIFKAGGRMNDLDDSPLQPPLSMKDVKTSIMEILPNDGFDLIITHNPSGEYTRHRRHEEVSKAVIELWYNQRIRTKELWTFAYEDGDKKYLPIPQKKATIHKKLTNQIFDLKYKLITQTYGFLPDSFEALSTPKEEAFWKFETPLDAFIWLKQGGIQK; encoded by the coding sequence ATGAAAAAATCTGGAAATATTGAAGCTCACAAGAAGGTGGCCGTTATTGTCGCCCATCCCGATGATGAAACCTTGTGGTGCGGAGGCCTGATCTTGTCAAACCCGCACCATGAATGGTTTATCGCCTGTCTATCCAGGGAAAATGATTTTGACAGAGCCCCAAAATTTAAAAAGGCATTGACAATTTTTAAGGCGGGAGGAAGAATGAATGATCTTGATGACAGCCCCCTTCAGCCGCCGCTCTCAATGAAAGACGTAAAAACTTCGATTATGGAAATTCTCCCCAATGATGGTTTTGATCTAATCATTACGCATAATCCTTCGGGAGAATATACAAGACATAGAAGACATGAAGAGGTGAGCAAAGCAGTGATAGAGTTATGGTATAACCAAAGAATTCGAACCAAAGAATTATGGACTTTTGCCTATGAAGATGGGGATAAGAAATATCTTCCAATACCTCAAAAAAAAGCCACGATTCATAAGAAGCTTACGAACCAAATTTTTGATCTTAAGTATAAACTGATTACCCAAACCTATGGGTTTTTACCCGATAGCTTTGAAGCATTGAGCACTCCAAAAGAAGAAGCCTTTTGGAAATTTGAAACTCCTTTAGATGCTTTCATCTGGCTGAAACAGGGAGGCATCCAAAAATAA
- a CDS encoding cupin domain-containing protein, with protein sequence METEIEKSRSFIVVEIIEYVPNAVVIKTIIKKTSGNVSAVSFDSGENLTEKVSPFDTFIQIIEGKAEIWIDDLSQILETGESIIIPAHSRNSIKANERFKMISTIIKSGYD encoded by the coding sequence ATGGAAACTGAAATAGAAAAATCCAGGAGCTTTATTGTTGTTGAGATTATTGAGTATGTCCCCAATGCTGTTGTAATTAAAACAATAATAAAAAAGACATCGGGAAATGTAAGTGCCGTCTCCTTTGATTCAGGTGAAAATTTAACCGAAAAGGTTTCCCCTTTTGATACGTTTATTCAAATCATAGAAGGAAAAGCAGAGATCTGGATCGATGATCTTTCACAAATTCTTGAAACCGGCGAATCCATAATTATTCCCGCTCACTCTCGAAATAGCATCAAAGCAAATGAAAGATTTAAAATGATCTCCACAATTATTAAAAGTGGTTATGATTAA
- a CDS encoding helix-turn-helix domain-containing protein, translating into MKLYIKYMVSLRCKMVVKEELKKLGLNYVSVDLGTIEILESITTAQKEELKRNLLKFGLELLDDKKNILIEKIKTLIIEMIHFSEEVPKVNYSDYISEKLGYDYTYLSNIFSEVKGITIQQYIISHKIERVKVLLLYDELNLTEISYQLNYSSVAHLSNQFKKITGLTPSYYKKIKKKRNRNLEDL; encoded by the coding sequence ATGAAACTATATATAAAATATATGGTGAGCTTACGATGCAAAATGGTGGTAAAAGAAGAATTAAAAAAACTTGGCCTTAACTATGTAAGCGTAGATCTGGGCACCATTGAAATATTGGAAAGTATTACAACCGCCCAAAAAGAAGAACTCAAACGCAACCTTTTAAAATTTGGTCTGGAACTGCTCGATGACAAAAAGAATATTTTAATTGAAAAAATTAAAACCCTAATCATAGAAATGATCCATTTTTCTGAAGAAGTGCCTAAAGTAAATTATTCAGATTATATCAGCGAAAAACTGGGATATGACTATACCTATTTATCTAATATTTTTTCTGAAGTTAAAGGCATAACCATTCAACAATACATTATTTCCCATAAAATCGAGCGCGTAAAAGTATTATTGCTTTACGACGAATTAAATCTAACCGAAATTTCTTACCAGTTAAATTATAGCAGTGTAGCCCATTTGTCCAATCAGTTTAAGAAAATTACGGGCCTCACACCTTCATATTATAAAAAGATCAAAAAAAAACGCAACAGAAATCTGGAAGACCTGTGA
- a CDS encoding phosphatidylglycerol lysyltransferase domain-containing protein produces the protein MKKAKNLISTLVVNKFFWQLLLAVFMIGTAIFFIRNEHVELLQIREKLEQSLPLYVLLGIALTIGYLLLQAKMYVHCFLSLGKKVPVMVALRLFLKRNFISVFLPAGGFSSLAFFTGEIEEREVSKSQIHLASTIFGFVGILSVVVVAIPIMAFAVFAYQLQSAELWGFGFLLLLSFCFVIFIFSVAKKGKAYHWLGRIRPSMKILLDEMIEQQINRKQLWLVLLTSIIIEFIGIFHLYIAMLALGFEPSWPAAIIGYIVMVMLLIASPFLRGLGAIEVSLTFILGQFGFDLLAAVAITLLYRFFEFWLPLVIGMFSFISKKDNLLLRILPAFIIFILGLVNIISAITPALPARLRLMKGLIPEELLATSNALVMVFGLILVILSFFLFKGSKRAWILGVSLTLFSAFGHLLKGADYEEASLAFIALAILLYTRRFYKLKPHPKFTRISFLALLYSLVALLSFGVISLYFINKRHFGIDFELWASIKSIFKLFFLFDSSGLEPQTAFARHFLTTMYISGGAVLAFIFSSLLRPYISTPYNSEEEKVLAQQLVEKYGNSALDYFKTYADKFFFFASDRDGFISFKITRHFAFVLENPVCKDEVAMEVLISEFDSFCEANGFISVFYRVPQNSLEVYKNLNKKSLPIGEEAVVELTDFKLEGGKMKTTRSAINRLTSEGFGIKIYTPPIKEGLLQKLEQVSDNWLEELGQKEIAFTQGIFDAGILKNQTIITVEDQEEKVYAFLNLIPDYVPGEATYDLIRKVGDAPNGVLDMLMAKTFLYLKEQGFRGVNIGLAPLSGIEGINLTEKSIKYAYENLRPFDHFKGLRKYKDKFGPRWEKKYLIYTHSYHLLQVPNALKRVSEGN, from the coding sequence ATGAAAAAAGCAAAAAACCTGATTTCCACGCTGGTCGTTAACAAATTCTTCTGGCAGCTTCTATTGGCCGTTTTTATGATAGGAACTGCCATTTTTTTTATCAGGAATGAACATGTGGAGCTTTTACAGATCAGGGAAAAACTGGAACAAAGCCTTCCACTTTACGTTTTGCTGGGAATTGCACTCACCATTGGCTACCTGCTGCTGCAGGCAAAAATGTATGTGCATTGCTTCCTTTCACTGGGCAAAAAGGTACCTGTCATGGTAGCTTTACGTCTTTTTCTGAAAAGAAATTTCATTAGCGTTTTTCTACCCGCAGGAGGTTTTTCTTCTTTGGCATTTTTTACAGGAGAAATTGAAGAGCGGGAGGTATCGAAATCCCAGATACATTTAGCTTCCACCATTTTTGGTTTCGTCGGAATTCTATCGGTAGTGGTGGTAGCCATTCCTATCATGGCTTTTGCTGTTTTCGCCTACCAGTTACAATCGGCTGAATTATGGGGGTTCGGCTTCCTTTTGCTGCTCTCGTTTTGTTTCGTGATTTTCATTTTTTCCGTAGCAAAAAAAGGCAAAGCCTATCACTGGCTGGGGCGCATTAGGCCTTCCATGAAAATACTGCTTGACGAAATGATCGAGCAGCAGATCAACCGCAAGCAGCTATGGCTGGTGTTACTTACTTCCATCATTATTGAGTTCATAGGGATCTTTCATCTTTATATAGCTATGCTGGCACTTGGTTTCGAGCCTTCCTGGCCAGCCGCAATTATTGGCTACATTGTCATGGTCATGCTGCTTATAGCCTCACCTTTTTTACGAGGACTTGGAGCCATTGAAGTTTCCCTGACCTTTATCCTCGGGCAATTTGGTTTCGACCTCCTGGCGGCAGTGGCTATTACCCTGCTCTACCGTTTCTTCGAATTCTGGTTGCCCCTGGTGATAGGGATGTTCAGTTTTATTTCTAAAAAGGATAATCTACTGCTGCGCATTTTACCCGCCTTTATAATATTTATTCTCGGGCTGGTGAACATAATTTCAGCCATTACCCCTGCCCTTCCTGCCAGGCTCCGGTTAATGAAAGGTCTTATCCCCGAAGAATTGCTGGCCACCTCGAATGCCCTGGTCATGGTCTTTGGCCTTATTCTGGTGATCCTAAGCTTCTTCCTTTTCAAAGGTTCAAAAAGGGCCTGGATCCTGGGAGTTAGCCTGACGCTATTTTCGGCTTTCGGACATTTACTGAAAGGAGCCGATTACGAAGAGGCCAGTTTAGCCTTTATAGCACTGGCAATCTTGCTCTATACCAGAAGGTTCTATAAACTAAAGCCCCATCCAAAGTTTACCAGGATTAGCTTTTTGGCATTGCTCTACAGCCTTGTGGCCCTACTGTCTTTTGGCGTCATAAGCCTGTATTTCATTAATAAGCGCCACTTCGGGATCGATTTTGAACTTTGGGCTTCAATTAAAAGCATTTTTAAGTTGTTCTTTCTCTTTGACAGCAGCGGTTTAGAGCCCCAAACAGCTTTTGCGAGGCATTTTCTTACGACCATGTATATCTCGGGAGGTGCCGTTCTGGCCTTTATTTTCTCCAGCCTGCTTCGACCCTACATCAGCACGCCCTATAATTCAGAAGAGGAAAAAGTACTGGCACAGCAACTGGTGGAGAAATACGGAAATTCGGCGCTCGATTACTTTAAGACCTATGCCGACAAATTTTTCTTCTTCGCCAGTGACCGCGACGGCTTCATTTCTTTTAAAATCACCCGTCATTTTGCCTTTGTCCTGGAAAATCCGGTCTGCAAAGATGAAGTGGCCATGGAAGTCCTTATCAGCGAATTCGATTCTTTTTGCGAAGCCAATGGTTTTATAAGTGTCTTTTACCGCGTCCCACAGAATAGCCTTGAAGTGTATAAAAATCTGAATAAAAAATCACTCCCCATTGGAGAAGAAGCGGTGGTAGAACTGACCGATTTCAAGCTGGAAGGCGGTAAAATGAAAACCACCCGCAGCGCTATAAACAGGCTGACCTCAGAAGGTTTTGGGATTAAGATCTATACTCCGCCCATCAAGGAAGGACTTCTGCAAAAGCTCGAGCAGGTATCAGATAATTGGCTGGAAGAATTAGGGCAAAAGGAAATCGCCTTTACCCAGGGTATCTTTGATGCCGGAATTTTAAAGAACCAAACCATTATCACCGTTGAAGATCAGGAAGAAAAAGTCTATGCTTTTTTAAACTTAATTCCCGATTATGTACCCGGTGAAGCTACTTATGACCTCATCAGGAAGGTTGGGGACGCACCCAATGGCGTATTGGATATGCTAATGGCAAAAACATTCCTTTACCTTAAAGAGCAGGGTTTCCGGGGAGTGAATATAGGTCTTGCTCCTCTTTCCGGAATAGAAGGCATAAACCTGACCGAAAAAAGCATTAAATACGCCTACGAAAATCTGAGGCCTTTTGACCATTTTAAAGGCCTGCGCAAATACAAAGACAAATTTGGACCGAGATGGGAGAAAAAATACCTTATCTATACCCACAGCTATCATCTCCTGCAGGTTCCAAATGCATTAAAACGAGTTTCTGAGGGAAACTAA
- a CDS encoding alpha/beta fold hydrolase: protein MRKKLTDRPAIFSIYILLMLFCNPAQAQNFKPEEMPLSVSSSHGSKETLMIYLTGDGGMNGFSKSFIHALELQGYGVVALDSRKYFWNEKQPSQFASDLEQVAKYYQKLWNKPFVEVIGYSFGADVAAFLPKKISSGFRSELKKLVLLSPSSSTDFVIRLRDLLAHGDSTDGKYKTAPELQKPSVKITCVFGKDETLFLKDRLKDVDKVTIKEIPGDHQYQKDFNLLMKIINM from the coding sequence GTGAGGAAAAAATTAACAGACAGACCGGCGATTTTTAGCATTTATATTTTGCTGATGCTTTTTTGCAACCCCGCCCAGGCACAGAATTTTAAACCTGAAGAGATGCCGCTCTCAGTGTCTTCGAGTCACGGCTCCAAAGAAACCCTTATGATCTACCTCACCGGCGACGGTGGCATGAACGGCTTCAGCAAATCCTTCATACACGCACTGGAACTACAGGGATACGGGGTGGTAGCCCTGGACAGCCGCAAATATTTCTGGAATGAAAAACAACCCTCGCAATTTGCCAGTGACTTAGAGCAGGTCGCCAAATATTACCAAAAGTTATGGAACAAGCCTTTTGTTGAGGTGATTGGTTATTCTTTCGGGGCCGATGTCGCGGCATTTCTTCCGAAGAAGATTTCATCAGGCTTTCGCAGTGAGCTTAAAAAATTAGTGCTTTTGTCCCCCTCTTCCAGCACCGATTTCGTCATAAGGCTGCGGGACCTCCTCGCTCATGGTGACAGTACCGACGGGAAATATAAAACAGCACCCGAGCTACAGAAGCCGTCGGTGAAAATTACCTGTGTCTTCGGAAAAGACGAAACGCTCTTTCTTAAGGATCGGCTGAAAGATGTCGATAAGGTGACCATCAAAGAGATACCCGGAGATCATCAATATCAGAAGGATTTTAATCTCCTGATGAAAATTATAAACATGTAA
- a CDS encoding LysR substrate-binding domain-containing protein → MHYTINQLKIFLKVVQYRSITRASEELFMTQPAVSIQLKNFQNQFNIPLTEVIGKQLYITDFGKEIAIIAERVIGEMENITYKTQAFQGLLTGKLSITSASTGKYVIPFFLNGFLEKYTSVDLVLDVTNKSRVVQSLKNNEIDFALVSVLPDKLEIEEELLLENNLYLMGNSLERNETKPLIYREEGSATRMAMENYFETHEGKKRKGFELTSNEAVKQAVLAGMGLSIMPLIGMKNELINKEIHILPADELPIKTDWRLIWLKDKKLSPVSQAFLEYIRAEKQNIIQDSFGWYLNYIAKR, encoded by the coding sequence ATGCATTACACTATCAATCAGCTAAAAATATTTCTTAAGGTCGTTCAGTATCGAAGTATTACCAGGGCTTCAGAAGAGCTTTTCATGACCCAACCCGCGGTATCCATTCAGCTAAAAAATTTTCAGAATCAGTTCAATATTCCTCTTACCGAGGTTATTGGCAAGCAGCTTTATATTACCGATTTCGGGAAAGAGATCGCGATAATTGCAGAACGAGTCATTGGGGAAATGGAAAATATCACTTACAAAACGCAGGCATTTCAGGGACTTTTAACAGGAAAACTAAGCATCACTTCTGCTTCCACAGGAAAATATGTCATTCCTTTCTTTTTAAATGGATTTCTGGAAAAATATACTTCAGTAGATCTGGTGCTGGATGTTACCAATAAATCCAGGGTGGTTCAAAGTCTCAAGAACAATGAAATAGATTTTGCCTTGGTCTCTGTTTTACCCGATAAGCTGGAGATCGAAGAGGAGTTACTTTTAGAAAATAATTTATACCTCATGGGGAACTCTTTGGAAAGAAATGAAACCAAACCACTGATTTATCGCGAGGAAGGATCGGCCACCCGAATGGCTATGGAAAATTATTTTGAAACTCACGAAGGCAAAAAGAGAAAGGGATTTGAACTGACCTCTAATGAAGCGGTGAAACAGGCAGTGCTGGCGGGTATGGGTCTCTCCATTATGCCATTGATAGGGATGAAAAATGAACTTATTAATAAAGAAATCCATATTCTTCCCGCCGATGAGCTACCCATTAAAACAGATTGGCGATTAATTTGGCTAAAGGATAAAAAACTTTCACCGGTTAGTCAGGCATTCCTGGAATACATAAGGGCGGAAAAACAAAATATTATTCAGGATTCCTTTGGCTGGTATCTCAATTATATTGCTAAAAGATAG